Genomic segment of Nitrospinota bacterium:
AACGGATTCAAAGGTTTTAAATCCGTTTTTGTAACTTCGGTAAAGAGGGTCAGCCTGCTTCGCCTGGGCACAAACAAGACGCGGCAACCTGTCGATCAGGCCGAGATCATAGAACATCTGGAAGCCTTTACCGATAGCACTTACATTGCCTAAATTCCCTCCAGGCACTATTACAAAATCCGGTACTTTCCAGTTAAACTGCTGGATAATCTCAAAGCTTATAGTTTTTTGTCCTTCAATTCTCAGAGAGTTCATGGAGTTTGCCAGATAAATATCGTTTTTCTGACATACTTCCTGAACAAGTTTCATGCATCCGTCAAAGTCTGTATCCAGAGACAGAGTGAGCACGCCATGTGTAATGGGTTGGATCAGTTGCGTGAGCGACACCTTATCCTTCGGCAAAAATACAATGGCAGGAATACCTGCAAGAGCACAATAGGCAGCCAACGCCGCAGATGTATCCCCGGTTGAGGCACAAGCAACCGCCTTGATGTTTTTTCCGGAAGAAATCATTTGCTTGACCATGGAGACCAATACAGTCATACCTAAATCCTTGAAGGATCCGGTATGTGCCATACCACATTGTTTGACCCAAAGATCTTCAAGGCCTAGTTGATTCCCAAGACGCTCGGCCCAGAATAGATTCGTTCCGCCTTCATATGTGGATACAATATTATCATCCTCCACATTGGGGCAAACCAATTCCCTCTTGCCCCAAACAGCACTACCATAAGGCCATTCGTTACGCCGGTATCTGCTCTCAAATAAAGTTTTCCATTTTTCAGAGGATCGTTGTTTTAGCAAGTCCATATCGTGCTGAACCTCAAGAAGTTCACCACAGTTCTTACAACGGTAAATCACATCGCTCAGTTCATACCGGGTATTACACTCTGGATTGATACACTGAAACCAGGCTTTAAATTCCATTATTATTTTTCCACACGAATCAAGTTAGATTTTCCACAGACCACATCCAATTCTTCTATTTCCTTTAAAGCTGACTGAATATTTTTTTCACTGGATTTGTGACACATCATAACTAGAGGAACGCCTTCACCACGGTCACCTCTGCCTCTTTGTATCATTGACTCGATACTGATGGAGTTTTTGCCCAGTATTCCGGATATTTTTGACAACACACCCGGATTATCCAACACACTAAACCGCAGAAAATACTCAGACTCAATTTCATTTATATCCTTTAGTGGTATCGTTTTTACCTCTTTAGTCTGAAATGAACCAGCAGGTAGTCTTTCTCCTACCTTTAAAACTATATTTCTGGAAATTTCAATCACATCTCCAACCACTGCACTACCAGTAGGCAGGGAACCAGCACCATGACCTATCAACACATTTTCTTCCATCATATCATCACAAACACGGATAGCGTTTAGCGCACCATTGACATAGGCCATTGGATGAGTAACCGGAATCATGGCAGGGTGAACGCGAATATCTATAGCATGACCATCGTATTTGGATATTGCAAGCAGCTTGATTCGGTACCCAAACTCCCTCGCGCATTCTATGTCTTCTGAAGTAATACCAGAAATTCCAGATACAGTAATATCGTCAAATGGAACAGGAGTTCCATAAGCAAGACGTGTCAGCACAGCTATCTTATGAGCTGAGTCTATACCTTCAACATCAAAAGTCGGGTCTGCTTCTGCAAATCCTTTTTCCTGAGCTTCTTTCAAGGCAGTCTTGAAATCACAATTCTCGTCTGACATTTTGCTGAGAATATAATTCGCAGTTCCATTCACAATACCTTCTATAGTTTGAATATTATTTGCAACAAATGCCTCCCGAATCGAACGAATTATCGGAATTGCCCCACCTATAGAAGCTTCAAATCCTATAGAAAGTCCTTTATCAGTAACTGCTGAAAAGATTTCATCACCGTGTTTGGCCAACAATGCCTTGTTAGCCGTTACGATATGTTTTCCTTTTTCAATAGCCTGGAGAAGAAATTTTCTTGCGGGATCATACCCGCCAATCAACTCAATCAACACATCAATTTCGGGGTGATTGATCACCTCATCGGCAGACGTGGTTAAAACCCCTGAGGGCAAATCCACTCCACGGTCTGTGGTGATATCCAAATCCGCAACCTTAACCAGTTCCACACTGGCACCCAACCTTTTACTGATAACATCGCTATTTTCAGCAAGGATTTTAGCCACCCCGGTACCAATGGTGCCAAAACCAATCATTCCTACTTTAACTATTTTCATTATCTACTCGGTTCCCTTAAAAAATCTTTCAATTCCACGAACTGCCTGTCTGATTCTGTGCTCATTTTCCACCAGTGAGAAACGAACAAAATGGTCTCCCCCTTCTCCAAATCCAATTCCCGGCGCAACGGCGACTTTAGCCGTTTCCAATAGCTTCTTACAAAACTCGAGCGATCCCATATTTTTGAAACGGTCAGGAATTTNNNNNNNNNNNNNNNNNNNNNNNNNNNNNNNNNNNNNNNNNNNNNNNNNNNNNNNNNNNNNNNNNNNNNNNNNNNNNNNNNNNNNNNNNNNNNNNNNNNNTCCCAACCCACCCGGTTTAATGATTCACACAAAACATCACGTCTACTTCGGTAGGTTTCCCTGATTTCCTCCACACAATCGCGCGGACCATTCAAGGCAACAGTAGCCGCAATTTGAATTGGTTGAAACATTCCATAATCCTGATAGCTTTTGATACGCGCAAGAGCATGAATGATTTCAGAGTTTCCCACTGCAAAACCTACCCTCCACCCAGGCATATTATAACTTTTTGACAAGGTAAAAAACTCTATTCCAACATCTTTAGCTCCGGGCACCTGAAGAAAACTGGGAGCCTTATAGCCATCAAAAACAATATCTCCATAGGCAAAATCGTGGATCACAATCAGGTTATGTTCTTTGGCAAAGTCCACAACCTTCTCAAAAAAGTCTATTTCTACTACCTGAGTGGTTGGGTTATGTGGAAAATTTATAACCATCACCTTGGGCCTTGGCCAGTTCCTCTTGAATGCATCTAACAAGGCATCAAAAAAATCTATATCAGAGCTGAGAGGGACATGAACAACGTCTCCGTTTGCTAAAATAAATGCATAAGTATGTATTGGATAAGTGGGGGTTGGCACCAGAACCGAATCACCTGGAGAGGTGATTGCCAGAGCAAGGTGCGCAATGCCTTCTTTTGATCCTATCGTAGCAATCGCTTCTGAGTGCGGGTCCAGGTCAACATCGTGATTGCGCTTGTACCAGTCTGTGATAGCAAGGCGTAATTTATATATGCCCTTGGAAACTGAATATCTATGATTCGCTTCCTTCTGCGATGATTCCAGTAATTTATCCACTATATGCTTTGGGGTTGCCATATCGGGGTTCCCCAAACCAAAGTCAATAATATCTTCTCCGCGTCGGCGGGCCTCATATTTCAGCTCATTGACGATCCCTAAAACATAAGGAGGAAGGCGCTCAATTCTGGAAAATTCTCTCATAAATATTCGTCAGGCAAATGCTACAAATCATTTCACAATCACTTATAGCCAGAAAAAGAAAAATAAAGGTGCCTCAAAAAAGGCATAAAGAATTCTTGTTCAATCTGGAATTGTGAGGAGGCAACCCATTATCTTCCGGGGGAATCCGGCTGATGCCCGCGTAAGATAGCATAATTTATAAAACCCGGCAAACCTAAAGGACTCGTTAAAATAACACTTTGCTCACATGGGTTAGCCAATATTTCTTTTTGCTTGATTCAGGCCTTTTACAGGGAGTAGTATCTCTCTGGATGTTTAAAAATATGTTGTTTTTTAAAATTGAAAGTTTCTTCCAAAACTTGATCTTAAGTTTTGAGGGTACTGGTTTTTAGGAAAATTCAACACTTGCGATTTAATGACAGTGCCCGCTCCCGACTGGTATTCCGGCCAGCAACAATTCTCCAAATAAACGAATGGAATTTTTCCAGATAACTTTGTTAAGCATTATTCAAGGACTTACTGAGTTCCTGCCAATTTCGAGTTCAGGCCACCTGATTTTAACACCCATAATATTTAACTTTGCTGACCAGGGGCTGGCTCTTGATGCAATTTTGCATTTGGGCACTCTTCTGGCAATTATCGTCTACTTTCGTAAAGACCTGACTGATCTTATGAAGGGACTGTTTGACCCCACAGGCTCTCCGGAAACCCACCACCTGGCACGTTGTATTATCCTTGCATCGATTCCAGCGGGACTTGCAGGATTGTTTGGGGCGGAATGGATTGAAGCTAACCTAAGAAGCCCCACTTTTGTTGGATTCAATCTTTTATTCTGGTCAATAATATTTCTGATAGCAGACCGATATGGCACGAGTAACTCAAAATCTAATACTGAACTGAACCAATTAGGTTTGCGACAAATAATGTTTATTGGATGTGCTCAGGCTGTCGCCCTGTTTCCAGGAACGTCACGATCCGGAATCACAATTGTTGCTGGTCTTTTCACCAATCTTTCACACACTTCAGCAACCCGGTTTTCTTTCTTATTGGGCACACCTATAATTTTCGCGGCAGGAATGCACAAATTGATGCAATTCAGTATGAACCCGAACTCAGAACAGACCTATTCCCATATACATCTGGCAACCGGAATGGGTATAAGCTTTATAGTAGGGTTGTTGGCGATTAAACTTCTTCTAAAAGTTGTTGCAAGAGCTGGGCTCATGCCATTTATCATTTACAGACTGGCGCTTGCAAGTGGAATTCTTCTATATTATTGAGAACTGGAAAGCATAAAAAAAGCCGACCTGAAAAATCAGGCCGGCTTTAACCTTAAAACTGTCAGGAATTAACCACAGCTTACGCTGAGATTGGTTGTTCCGGTATTCGTGATTCTAACTTCGCCACTGATGTCCCCAATAGAGTCACCACGGCTGAATTCTGGTTGTGATGACAGTACTACTTTTTTAGCTCCCATTGAATGCTTACTGGACATATGTACCTTTGCGTTGCCTGCAGCTCCGCCGCCGTTACCAGGAAAACCGTTATTCGCATTCGGGCTCAAACTAATAGGTACTGTCGTGAAATTTGAAGACTTCCATATAGAAGCATTTCCTTCACCACGATCAATATCCCCACCACCAGTGTTTTCTAGTGTGATGGACTTAGCATTATTACACTTAGCTGTTTGACCTGGTGCTAAGTCCGCCGCGAATGCAGTACTTGTTAGACAAAAAGAAGCAACAGTAACAATTAAAACCATAGCGAGTTTCTTCATTGTAAATCCTCCCTTACCCTAGTTAACAAACGTTTACCTACTAAATATTCTAAATGAGGCAAATTCCTTAAGGAACCAGCCCCCTCCCGATTTAGAACAAAAATAATTTTCAAAGAACATTTGGAACCGCCAGAAAACCCGAAAAGTAGGACAAATTCTACTCAATGAAGATCGACTGCCGGTTTTCATCAGAAGTATACTTATGCTTTAAACCATGTCAATCTTTATTTCCCAAATCCGCAATAAACCATTTAAATACAATAATATATAATCACACCCAATATAGTACCAAAAAAACAGATCGGCAATAGTTCTTATGCAAATATAGGAATATATCCTATATAAACAAACAATAAAGCCTGATTCCCGGGATGTTTTCCAGTCAGTCCTGGCGACTTTCATTGGCTAAATGCTCGCCTTCAGAAATTATCAACTCCTCCCTCATACCCTTTAAATGAACCTTACCCTTTAGAGAAGATGTTCCTTTAAATCGTACGCTGCCATCAATCTTCAACTCCTCTAATTCAATCAGGTCAGGGATAACGGGAAAACAGTTTTGAAAGTTTTCTAATTTCTGCAACTTGTCACCTAATTCAACCAAAGGCAATGAAGCGGACTTCCTTTGAGAGTTCCTAACCAGCCTGCCATTATTCAAACCAAAAAGATTAGATTGAACCAACAATAAATCATCTGTCTTTTTTACCGGTAAAAAACGTTCACGGGAAACCACGAGACCCACGGAACCTTCAAAACATTCCAAAGCAGATCCTATAGCAGTTTCAAGCTGTATAACAGGTACACCATCAACATTTTTCCTGTTAACCAGAACGCTCAAATCCAGCGGCCCCTCGTCCAGCCTTTCGCTCAATGCCACCAGGTTTATCCAGATGTTATTTGTATTAAAAACCTTGAACTTACTCTGGTCACAAAATTCATCAACCTTGTCATCAGGAACCCGGGCGATCTCCAACAATTTAAGTTTGCCACCCTGCTGATAAAGAGTTCCTCCCTTAACATCTGCTGGAGTTTTGGCAGTCATTTCAATCAGGAAAGGGGTATTTTTTTCTAACATATAATTGAGGATAACAGGATCCACCACGGCCCCGAGGTTGTCTGCATTTGAAATAAAGAGAATTTCCTTGCCATCATTTATCAGCTTTTGCAGAATGCCCTGCTGCAAAACACAATTATAAAAATCACCATGTCCGGGCGGATAATAGGCCTGATCTCCAAATATGTTCTCAGCAAGCGGACTCAAACTATCTGAATGCAAGCGAGGAAATTTATTCTGTTGAAAACCGATTATTTCTGAAGAAACGTTTAGAGATGTCAAATGTTCCCGGGTTTTTTCATGCGTGTAAAAACTGTTCATCAACAGCAGAGGAATGTTTTGATTCCATTCATGATTCAGACAATCAATTTGTTCCACGATCAGATCTAAAAATGTTTTATTTTTCCTTACCTCAATCAGTGACTTTGGCCCCACACAGCCCATGCTGGT
This window contains:
- the thrC gene encoding threonine synthase; the protein is MEFKAWFQCINPECNTRYELSDVIYRCKNCGELLEVQHDMDLLKQRSSEKWKTLFESRYRRNEWPYGSAVWGKRELVCPNVEDDNIVSTYEGGTNLFWAERLGNQLGLEDLWVKQCGMAHTGSFKDLGMTVLVSMVKQMISSGKNIKAVACASTGDTSAALAAYCALAGIPAIVFLPKDKVSLTQLIQPITHGVLTLSLDTDFDGCMKLVQEVCQKNDIYLANSMNSLRIEGQKTISFEIIQQFNWKVPDFVIVPGGNLGNVSAIGKGFQMFYDLGLIDRLPRLVCAQAKQADPLYRSYKNGFKTFESVQAKTTLASAIQIGDPVSYKKAIRALKAFDGIVEEATESELANAAGRANKTGL
- a CDS encoding homoserine dehydrogenase, with product MKIVKVGMIGFGTIGTGVAKILAENSDVISKRLGASVELVKVADLDITTDRGVDLPSGVLTTSADEVINHPEIDVLIELIGGYDPARKFLLQAIEKGKHIVTANKALLAKHGDEIFSAVTDKGLSIGFEASIGGAIPIIRSIREAFVANNIQTIEGIVNGTANYILSKMSDENCDFKTALKEAQEKGFAEADPTFDVEGIDSAHKIAVLTRLAYGTPVPFDDITVSGISGITSEDIECAREFGYRIKLLAISKYDGHAIDIRVHPAMIPVTHPMAYVNGALNAIRVCDDMMEENVLIGHGAGSLPTGSAVVGDVIEISRNIVLKVGERLPAGSFQTKEVKTIPLKDINEIESEYFLRFSVLDNPGVLSKISGILGKNSISIESMIQRGRGDRGEGVPLVMMCHKSSEKNIQSALKEIEELDVVCGKSNLIRVEK
- a CDS encoding alanine transaminase encodes the protein IPDRFKNMGSLEFCKKLLETAKVAVAPGIGFGEGGDHFVRFSLVENEHRIRQAVRGIERFFKGTE
- a CDS encoding aminotransferase class I/II-fold pyridoxal phosphate-dependent enzyme yields the protein MREFSRIERLPPYVLGIVNELKYEARRRGEDIIDFGLGNPDMATPKHIVDKLLESSQKEANHRYSVSKGIYKLRLAITDWYKRNHDVDLDPHSEAIATIGSKEGIAHLALAITSPGDSVLVPTPTYPIHTYAFILANGDVVHVPLSSDIDFFDALLDAFKRNWPRPKVMVINFPHNPTTQVVEIDFFEKVVDFAKEHNLIVIHDFAYGDIVFDGYKAPSFLQVPGAKDVGIEFFTLSKSYNMPGWRVGFAVGNSEIIHALARIKSYQDYGMFQPIQIAATVALNGPRDCVEEIRETYRSRRDVLCESLNRVGW
- a CDS encoding undecaprenyl-diphosphate phosphatase, which translates into the protein MEFFQITLLSIIQGLTEFLPISSSGHLILTPIIFNFADQGLALDAILHLGTLLAIIVYFRKDLTDLMKGLFDPTGSPETHHLARCIILASIPAGLAGLFGAEWIEANLRSPTFVGFNLLFWSIIFLIADRYGTSNSKSNTELNQLGLRQIMFIGCAQAVALFPGTSRSGITIVAGLFTNLSHTSATRFSFLLGTPIIFAAGMHKLMQFSMNPNSEQTYSHIHLATGMGISFIVGLLAIKLLLKVVARAGLMPFIIYRLALASGILLYY
- a CDS encoding UTP--glucose-1-phosphate uridylyltransferase, with protein sequence MNDDKDSLWKELGNSLSGIELDIFWKMIGQFRKGPSKVENWSTIMTPDSKSLLDFSSLPSPDNNQTASHLSKLVVGKLNGGLGTSMGCVGPKSLIEVRKNKTFLDLIVEQIDCLNHEWNQNIPLLLMNSFYTHEKTREHLTSLNVSSEIIGFQQNKFPRLHSDSLSPLAENIFGDQAYYPPGHGDFYNCVLQQGILQKLINDGKEILFISNADNLGAVVDPVILNYMLEKNTPFLIEMTAKTPADVKGGTLYQQGGKLKLLEIARVPDDKVDEFCDQSKFKVFNTNNIWINLVALSERLDEGPLDLSVLVNRKNVDGVPVIQLETAIGSALECFEGSVGLVVSRERFLPVKKTDDLLLVQSNLFGLNNGRLVRNSQRKSASLPLVELGDKLQKLENFQNCFPVIPDLIELEELKIDGSVRFKGTSSLKGKVHLKGMREELIISEGEHLANESRQD